One segment of Tenrec ecaudatus isolate mTenEca1 chromosome 1, mTenEca1.hap1, whole genome shotgun sequence DNA contains the following:
- the LOC142430989 gene encoding olfactory receptor 7G2-like — protein MKSRNQTSVSEFLLLALTEDLEMLPTLFSMFQSIYLVTVLGNLLIILAVSSDPHLHTPMYFFLANLSFTDICFSTTTIPKMLVNLQAQNQSITFAGCLAQACCVLFFATGESNLLSIMAYDRYVAICHPLRYTTIMNPHLCCLLVLFSWLNSLANALLHSLMLLHLSFCTNLEIPYFFCEVVQVVKVACSDTLINNIVLYTAVSILGAVPFCGILFSYTKIVSSVLKMPSGGGKYKAFSTCGSHLSVVSLFYGTGFGAYISSTFTCSSRETAVASIMYTIVTPMMNPFIYSLRNRDMKRALKNII, from the coding sequence ATGAAATCCAGAAACCAAACAAGTGTTTCAGAATTTCTTCTCCTGGCACTGACAGAAGATCTGGAAATGTTGCCCACCCTCTTTAGCATGTTTCAGTCGATATACCTGGTCACTGTCCTGGGAAACCTGCTCATCATTTTGGCTGTCAGCTCTGACCCtcacctccacacacccatgtacttctttctTGCCAATCTCTCCTTTACTGACATCTGCTTCAGCACAACCACCATCCCAAAGATGCTGGTGAACCTCCAAGCACAGAACCAGAGCATCACTTTTGCTGGATGCCTTGCTCAGGCCTGCTGTGTCCTGTTTTTTGCTACTGGGGAAAGTAATCTCCTTTCAATAATGGCCTATGACCGATATGTGGCCATTTGCCACCCACTGAGGTACACAACTATTATGAACCCACATCTTTGTTGCTTACTGGTGCTATTTTCCTGGCTGAATAGCTTGGCGAATGCACTGCTCCACAGTCTGATGTTGTTGCATTTGTCCTTCTGCACAAACTTGGAAATCCCTTACTTCTTCTGTGAAGTGGTTCAAGTCGTCAAGGTGGCCTGCTCTGACACACTCATCAATAACATCGTCTTATATACTGCAGTCAGTATACTGGGTGCTGTTCCTTTCTGTGGAATACTTTTCTCTTATACAAAAATTGTCTCCTCTGTTTTGAAAATGCCATCAGGAGGTGGGAAGTATAAAGCTTTTTCTACCTGCGGATCTCACCTTTCTGTCGTTTCCTTGTTCTACGGGACAGGTTTTGGTGCGTATATTAGTTCTACATTCACATGCTCCTCTAGAGAGACTGCAGTAGCTTCCATCATGTACACCATCGTCACTCCCATGATGAATCCCTTCATCTATAGCCTGAGGAACAGGGACATGAAAAGAGCCTTGAAAAACATAATCTGA
- the LOC142431000 gene encoding olfactory receptor 7G2-like: MKSRNQTNVSEFLLLALTEDLEMLPTLFSLFQSIYLVTVLGNLLIILAVSSDPHLHTPMYFFLANLSFTDICFSTTTIPKMLVNLQAQNQSITFAGCLAQACCVLFFATGESNLLSIMAYDRYVAICHPLRYTTIMNPHLCCLLVLFSWLNSLANALLHSLMLLHLSFCTNLEIPYFFCEVVQVIKVACSDTLINNIVLYTAVSILGAVPFCGILFSYTKIVSSVLKMPSAGRKYKAFSTCGSHLSVVSLFYGTGFVAYISSTFTCSSRETVVASIMYTIVTPMMNPFIYSLRNRDMKRALKNII, from the coding sequence ATGAAATCCAGAAACCAAACAAATGTTTCAGAATTTCTTCTCCTGGCACTGACAGAAGATCTGGAAATGTTGCCCACCCTCTTTAGCCTGTTTCAGTCAATATACCTGGTCACTGTCCTGGGAAACCTGCTCATCATTTTGGCTGTCAGCTCTGACCCtcacctccacacacccatgtacttctttctTGCCAATCTCTCCTTTACTGACATCTGCTTCAGCACAACCACCATCCCAAAGATGCTGGTGAACCTCCAAGCACAGAACCAGAGCATCACTTTTGCTGGATGCCTTGCTCAGGCCTGCTGTGTCCTGTTTTTTGCTACTGGGGAAAGTAATCTCCTTTCAATAATGGCCTATGACCGATATGTGGCCATTTGCCACCCACTGAGGTACACAACTATTATGAACCCACATCTTTGTTGCTTACTGGTGCTGTTTTCCTGGCTGAATAGCTTGGCGAATGCACTGCTCCACAGTCTGATGTTGTTGCATTTGTCCTTCTGCACAAACTTGGAAATCCCTTACTTCTTCTGTGAAGTGGTTCAAGTCATCAAGGTGGCCTGCTCTGACACACTCATCAATAACATCGTCTTATATACTGCAGTCAGTATACTGGGTGCTGTTCCTTTCTGTGGAATACTTTTCTCTTATACAAAAATTGTCTCCTCTGTTTTGAAAATGCCATCAGCAGGTAGGAAGTATAAAGCTTTTTCTACCTGCGGATCTCACCTTTCTGTCGTTTCCTTGTTCTATGGGACAGGTTTTGTTGCGTACATTAGTTCTACATTCACATGCTCCTCTAGAGAGACTGTAGTAGCTTCCATCATGTACACCATCGTCACTCCCATGATGAATCCCTTCATCTATAGCCTGAGGAACAGGGACATGAAAAGAGCCTTGAAAAACATAATCTGA